One part of the Planctomycetota bacterium genome encodes these proteins:
- a CDS encoding FHA domain-containing protein, which translates to MPKVAQVHDNIDRTRYIVLRRENILGRAPDANIHVDNNVVSRHHARIACAPGTQSYYVEDVSARGTYVNFRRIKGRHPLHEGDRICVLRFHNVHPAELDKMTPQQLKDFTDDPRVEGIKAVADFTFGYVEVKETPEAQAEAAKAKPEGLLGKLKALLGKK; encoded by the coding sequence ATGCCCAAAGTCGCACAGGTCCACGACAACATTGACCGCACCCGCTACATCGTCCTGCGGCGCGAGAACATTCTCGGCCGCGCCCCCGACGCGAACATCCACGTGGACAACAACGTGGTCTCACGCCACCACGCCCGCATCGCCTGCGCCCCGGGCACCCAGTCGTACTACGTCGAGGACGTGTCGGCCCGCGGCACCTACGTCAACTTCCGCCGCATCAAGGGCCGCCACCCCCTCCACGAGGGCGACCGCATCTGCGTCCTCCGATTCCACAACGTCCACCCCGCCGAACTCGACAAGATGACCCCCCAGCAACTCAAGGATTTCACCGACGACCCGCGCGTCGAGGGCATCAAGGCCGTTGCCGACTTCACCTTCGGCTACGTGGAGGTCAAAGAGACCCCCGAGGCCCAGGCCGAGGCGGCCAAGGCCAAGCCCGAGGGCCTTCTTGGCAAGCTCAAGGCTCTCCTCGGCAAGAAATGA